One Desulfurella sp. genomic region harbors:
- a CDS encoding ATP-binding protein, with the protein KIFFLNSGEKSQIDTDKMFEPFSKETSLKNKEGMGLGLYVTKYILDKHKVKITYTYENGSNIFALDIKHILCSN; encoded by the coding sequence AAAATATTCTTTTTAAATTCAGGAGAAAAATCTCAAATTGACACAGATAAAATGTTTGAACCATTTTCAAAAGAAACGTCGTTAAAAAACAAAGAAGGTATGGGTCTTGGCCTATATGTAACTAAATATATACTTGACAAACATAAAGTTAAAATAACGTATACTTATGAAAACGGCAGCAATATTTTTGCTTTAGACATAAAACATATATTATGCAGTAATTAA
- a CDS encoding ArsS family sensor histidine kinase, giving the protein MNKNSILFKLNLIFILTFIVSTILFLFVYITLQRQSDFEFIRKSMLLVRTKNLNTYAQSENINIIENPEEINHILKHAKVLLKKEMPAGRQNWVLLKFKSNTYLYIHTPFKSFLLKKGQKFSAPDFILILWVVFIVSILFLYISILKSIYPIKVLRKKIEEFKKGNLDINFDLKRQDEVGFLAKEFQEAISNLKKSTELRQWFLRNVAHELKTPIAKGMIASELLNDENRKQNFLKIFKRLDVLINELLSIEQIALKNIEDSSKCYKFSQILESAKKLLFLEDEKVKYKPDVNYTIKVDINFFSIAIKNLLDNGIKFSFDKTVSV; this is encoded by the coding sequence ATGAACAAAAACTCTATTTTATTTAAATTAAATCTAATTTTTATCTTAACATTTATTGTTTCTACTATACTTTTTTTGTTTGTCTACATAACACTCCAAAGACAATCTGATTTTGAATTCATACGAAAAAGCATGTTGCTTGTACGAACAAAAAACTTAAATACATATGCTCAATCAGAAAATATAAATATTATTGAAAATCCAGAAGAAATAAATCACATACTAAAACATGCAAAAGTGTTGTTAAAAAAAGAAATGCCTGCTGGAAGGCAAAACTGGGTTTTGCTTAAGTTTAAATCCAATACTTATTTATATATACATACACCTTTCAAAAGCTTTTTGCTAAAAAAAGGACAAAAATTTTCAGCTCCAGATTTCATACTTATTTTATGGGTAGTTTTTATTGTAAGTATTTTATTTTTGTATATAAGTATTTTGAAGTCCATATATCCTATAAAAGTATTAAGAAAAAAAATTGAGGAATTTAAAAAAGGCAATCTAGATATAAATTTTGATTTAAAAAGACAGGATGAGGTAGGTTTTCTTGCAAAAGAATTTCAAGAAGCTATATCTAATTTAAAAAAAAGCACAGAATTAAGGCAGTGGTTTTTGCGCAATGTAGCTCACGAGCTAAAAACACCAATTGCAAAAGGTATGATAGCTAGTGAGTTGTTAAATGATGAAAACAGAAAGCAAAATTTTTTAAAAATTTTTAAAAGGCTAGATGTGCTTATAAATGAATTGCTTTCGATAGAACAAATAGCATTAAAAAATATAGAAGATTCATCAAAATGCTACAAATTTTCACAAATTCTTGAGTCAGCAAAAAAATTATTATTTCTGGAAGACGAAAAAGTTAAATATAAACCGGATGTAAATTATACTATTAAAGTTGATATTAATTTTTTTTCTATAGCCATAAAAAATTTACTGGATAATGGTATAAAATTTTCTTTTGACAAAACAGTCAGTGTATA
- a CDS encoding response regulator transcription factor codes for MVNILMIEDDTELAELLKEYLAQFNMKITNYESPIKGLQALEKSKFDLLILDLSLPELDGIDVCKKIINNNLDIPIIISSARNDYSDKVLALELAADDYLAKPYNPRELVARIQALLRRVKKPKNSKHEKSEFQINENEMTIIYKNNKLNLTSAEYEVLALFLKNKNRVLTRDFILENTKTMDYESIDRSVDVIVSRIRKKINDDPKEPRYIKSIRGLGYKFVE; via the coding sequence ATGGTTAACATATTGATGATTGAAGATGATACAGAGCTTGCAGAACTATTAAAAGAATATTTAGCTCAATTTAACATGAAAATTACAAACTATGAGTCTCCAATTAAGGGATTGCAAGCGCTTGAAAAATCAAAATTTGATCTTTTGATCCTGGATCTGAGTTTGCCGGAATTAGATGGTATAGATGTATGCAAAAAAATTATAAATAATAATCTTGATATACCTATAATCATATCTTCTGCGCGCAACGATTACTCAGATAAAGTTTTGGCTCTCGAATTAGCGGCAGATGATTATCTTGCCAAACCATATAATCCACGTGAGCTTGTTGCACGTATACAGGCGCTTTTAAGAAGAGTAAAAAAACCTAAAAACTCAAAACATGAAAAAAGTGAATTTCAAATTAACGAAAATGAAATGACAATAATTTATAAAAACAACAAATTAAACCTGACCTCAGCCGAATATGAAGTACTGGCACTATTTTTAAAAAACAAAAACCGTGTCCTAACCAGAGACTTTATTTTAGAAAATACAAAAACCATGGATTATGAAAGCATAGATAGAAGTGTAGACGTTATAGTTAGCCGCATAAGAAAAAAAATTAATGATGATCCTAAAGAACCTCGCTATATAAAATCTATCAGGGGTCTTGGTTATAAATTTGTAGAATGA
- a CDS encoding Spy/CpxP family protein refolding chaperone produces MKKTFVSALLAATLFGTSVSAGFAGGFGGMPGGSFGIHRGFECNSRGGFGYQYMQKELNLTPEQIKQIEQLRQEALQNFTKSQSNYKMPMYDAIASGNFNKKIFIEESEYNARLRAQNRANYMERFFNILTPQQRQKFVDLQKQRMQFALKNMESKQQMLQNRIDYLKSKVQ; encoded by the coding sequence ATGAAAAAGACATTTGTAAGTGCACTTTTAGCGGCAACATTGTTTGGAACAAGCGTTAGTGCAGGATTTGCTGGTGGCTTTGGAGGCATGCCAGGTGGTAGTTTTGGAATACATAGAGGCTTTGAATGCAACTCAAGAGGTGGTTTTGGATATCAATACATGCAAAAAGAATTAAATTTAACACCAGAGCAAATTAAACAAATTGAACAATTAAGGCAAGAGGCATTACAAAACTTTACAAAAAGTCAGTCAAACTATAAAATGCCAATGTATGATGCAATTGCATCTGGAAATTTCAATAAAAAAATATTTATTGAAGAATCTGAATATAATGCTAGATTAAGAGCACAAAACAGGGCAAATTATATGGAGCGTTTTTTTAATATTTTAACACCACAGCAAAGACAGAAATTTGTGGACTTGCAAAAACAAAGGATGCAATTTGCTCTAAAAAATATGGAAAGCAAACAACAAATGCTTCAAAACAGAATAGATTACTTAAAATCCAAAGTTCAATAG
- a CDS encoding FAD-dependent oxidoreductase, which translates to MKIYDLIVIGMGPAGMAASAMASAFGLNVLAIEENKVGGECLNCGCIPSKALLKTAQVNQISHNLEKFGIISNIFTDPKESLDIVRQKISRISGKKLMQAFERVELIINKGNAEFVDTQSVRVDGNVYKAKKIFIATGTKPFIPDIEGLNEIDESFKLTNMNLFTQKNIPGSLTIIGGGAIGCEMAQGFAR; encoded by the coding sequence TTGAAAATTTACGATCTTATAGTAATAGGGATGGGTCCAGCCGGCATGGCAGCATCTGCTATGGCAAGTGCTTTTGGCTTAAATGTTTTGGCAATAGAAGAAAATAAAGTAGGCGGAGAGTGCTTAAATTGTGGTTGTATACCAAGTAAAGCCTTATTAAAAACTGCCCAAGTAAATCAAATTTCACATAATTTGGAAAAATTTGGAATTATATCAAATATTTTTACAGATCCAAAAGAATCCCTTGATATAGTAAGACAAAAAATTAGCCGAATAAGTGGTAAAAAACTTATGCAGGCTTTTGAAAGGGTAGAGTTAATTATAAATAAAGGGAATGCAGAGTTTGTAGACACTCAATCTGTAAGAGTAGATGGAAATGTATATAAGGCAAAAAAAATATTTATAGCAACAGGCACAAAACCTTTTATACCAGATATAGAAGGATTAAATGAAATTGATGAATCATTTAAACTTACGAATATGAATTTGTTTACTCAAAAAAATATACCAGGAAGCCTTACAATTATAGGTGGAGGCGCAATTGGATGTGAGATGGCTCAAGGTTTTGCAAGG
- a CDS encoding FAD-dependent oxidoreductase — MKRVYQKDDKVVVEADSNSFESDKILIATGRKPNLEELKLDIAGIKYNKKGIVVDKALRTNIKHIYAIGDCNGISNFSHSAMHQGMIALINAINPLPFKIHYDRYFVPWSVFTSPEIASVGLTQEEALKKGLEVVIIKKDYASYGRAIVDGATEGFIKVIANKKGRIFGATIVGENASEIIHEWVLAMQFKLSMFDILMTQHSFPTISMLNKMVSEDWMMGKLQQSKIIKKIAVKLFRV, encoded by the coding sequence ATAAAGCGCGTTTATCAAAAAGATGATAAAGTGGTTGTTGAAGCCGATTCCAATTCATTTGAAAGCGATAAAATACTAATTGCAACAGGCAGAAAGCCCAACCTTGAAGAGTTAAAACTAGACATTGCAGGAATAAAATACAATAAAAAAGGCATAGTTGTGGATAAAGCTTTAAGAACGAATATAAAACATATATATGCAATTGGGGATTGCAATGGTATTTCTAATTTTTCGCATTCTGCGATGCATCAAGGCATGATTGCTCTAATTAATGCAATAAATCCATTACCATTTAAAATTCATTATGATAGGTATTTTGTGCCATGGTCTGTATTTACATCACCAGAAATAGCTAGCGTGGGTTTAACGCAAGAAGAAGCATTAAAAAAAGGTCTTGAGGTTGTCATTATAAAAAAAGATTACGCAAGTTATGGCAGGGCTATTGTAGATGGGGCAACAGAAGGCTTTATAAAAGTTATAGCCAACAAAAAAGGCAGAATTTTTGGTGCTACAATAGTAGGTGAAAACGCAAGCGAGATAATACACGAGTGGGTTTTGGCTATGCAATTTAAATTATCTATGTTTGATATTTTAATGACGCAGCACTCTTTTCCTACAATATCTATGTTGAATAAAATGGTTAGCGAAGATTGGATGATGGGTAAACTTCAACAAAGCAAAATAATAAAAAAAATTGCAGTTAAACTTTTTAGAGTGTAG
- a CDS encoding HAMP domain-containing sensor histidine kinase: MNKYIQKFINNIILLHTLLVFIMLVFFDCILSYQRYLDLQKTRENLAKRVIENIELSIKTTGIYQSKPQDIFYLIIDNKNKVMSSNVSINKDLIEKITQSKEKNFQFAGLAFRKTGFEDATLGHIQIIAAYSLNDIYKNIAYFFGIALIISLFIVALYHRISYVLSQKWSTPLLSLYKTTEEFLDTVAHEVLTPLAYISLISEDERIKNSIDRIKNILNGILEIKKFDVTKKQGESEIYIKTIINTILQELSFALSSKNIKPKLNIEDVKINTYQNIFYILLRNLIDNAIKYNIEGGILQIESHIVGNYLHIKVENTYETEIEASSQTLHFGKGLGLYLVYKTLSILNGDIDITTTKDIFKAIIKLPISKT, from the coding sequence ATGAATAAATACATACAAAAATTCATTAACAATATTATACTTTTGCATACATTGCTAGTTTTCATAATGCTTGTTTTTTTTGATTGTATTTTGTCTTATCAAAGATACTTAGACCTTCAAAAAACCAGAGAAAATTTAGCAAAAAGGGTAATTGAAAATATTGAGCTTTCAATTAAAACAACAGGTATATATCAAAGCAAACCTCAAGATATTTTTTATTTGATAATTGACAATAAAAATAAAGTAATGAGTTCAAATGTAAGTATAAATAAAGATTTAATTGAAAAAATTACACAATCAAAAGAAAAAAATTTTCAATTTGCTGGTCTTGCTTTTAGAAAAACAGGTTTTGAAGATGCCACGCTTGGACATATTCAAATTATTGCAGCATATTCGCTTAATGATATTTATAAAAATATTGCTTATTTTTTTGGTATTGCATTAATAATATCTTTGTTTATTGTAGCGCTTTATCATAGAATCAGTTATGTCCTATCACAAAAGTGGTCTACACCACTTTTATCTTTATATAAAACTACTGAAGAATTTTTAGACACAGTAGCCCATGAAGTTCTTACTCCACTCGCATATATTAGCTTAATTAGCGAAGATGAGCGTATTAAAAATAGTATTGATCGTATAAAAAATATACTAAATGGTATACTGGAAATAAAAAAATTTGATGTTACAAAAAAACAAGGTGAGTCCGAAATATATATAAAAACCATCATAAATACAATTTTACAGGAATTAAGCTTCGCTCTTTCTTCTAAAAACATAAAACCTAAACTTAATATTGAAGATGTAAAAATTAATACATACCAGAATATATTCTATATTTTATTGAGAAATTTAATTGACAATGCTATTAAATACAATATTGAAGGCGGTATCCTTCAAATCGAATCACACATTGTTGGCAACTATCTGCATATCAAAGTTGAAAATACATATGAAACTGAAATTGAAGCTAGCTCACAAACACTTCACTTTGGTAAGGGCCTTGGACTTTATTTAGTTTATAAAACGCTCAGTATTTTAAATGGCGACATTGACATTACTACAACAAAAGATATATTTAAAGCAATTATAAAATTGCCAATATCTAAAACCTAA
- a CDS encoding response regulator transcription factor → MKILLLEDDKTLGKALKELLEQNGFETEWITELDDFSLFAKTRTYDLFIMDRAIKNKDSIYTLKELRKTISTPAIFLTVKSSLSDKLEGFEAQIDDYITKPFYKEELLARIKAIANRNMPKGILKVKNIEIDTQKHVVYVDSKPIENLTQKEFMLLEYLVRNKNKVVKTDNLIDYIWNEDGSIETLKSHIYSLRKKLSDKDLIKTIKGYGYKIDE, encoded by the coding sequence ATGAAAATCCTACTTTTGGAAGATGACAAAACGCTTGGAAAAGCGTTAAAAGAGTTGCTTGAACAAAATGGCTTTGAAACAGAATGGATAACTGAATTAGACGACTTTTCTTTATTTGCAAAAACGCGTACTTATGATTTATTTATAATGGATAGAGCTATTAAAAATAAAGATTCCATATATACTCTAAAAGAATTAAGAAAAACTATATCTACACCAGCTATTTTTTTAACCGTAAAGAGCTCATTGAGTGATAAATTAGAAGGTTTTGAGGCTCAAATAGACGACTATATTACAAAACCTTTCTACAAAGAAGAATTGCTTGCTCGAATAAAAGCTATTGCAAATAGGAACATGCCAAAAGGTATACTAAAAGTTAAAAATATAGAGATTGACACACAAAAACACGTGGTTTATGTGGATTCAAAGCCTATAGAAAATCTAACCCAAAAAGAATTTATGTTACTTGAGTATTTAGTGCGCAACAAAAATAAGGTTGTAAAAACAGATAACTTAATAGATTATATATGGAATGAAGATGGCAGTATAGAAACACTCAAATCGCATATATATAGCCTTAGAAAAAAACTTTCAGACAAAGATTTAATTAAGACCATCAAAGGATATGGCTATAAAATAGATGAATGA
- a CDS encoding Crp/Fnr family transcriptional regulator, translating into MYEKEKDKKIIQQILKSFLGINDPQILNLFEQTCSIIKKYKGEILFRQGQKGSIIYYLIDGKIKLYRLDEKGNECVIRFIGNNEFFAEILLTQDTYPVNAQMLVNSTMVGIDKDKLISILKLHPELSLNIILMFTQRINYLVDIIERLSTQNAKEKFINYLNYLKKTQKSNTVVLDIPKQELALLLGMSKETFSRIEKQLINEGIISIKNKQIDILKQILP; encoded by the coding sequence ATGTACGAAAAAGAAAAGGATAAAAAAATAATACAACAAATACTTAAATCATTTTTAGGAATAAATGATCCACAAATATTAAATCTGTTTGAACAAACATGTTCTATTATAAAAAAATATAAAGGTGAAATACTATTTAGGCAGGGTCAAAAAGGTTCTATAATTTATTATCTCATTGATGGCAAAATTAAATTATATAGATTGGATGAAAAAGGCAACGAATGTGTTATACGTTTTATTGGAAATAATGAATTTTTTGCTGAAATTTTGCTTACGCAAGATACATACCCTGTAAATGCACAAATGCTTGTTAATTCAACAATGGTAGGTATTGATAAAGACAAACTCATTTCAATTTTAAAATTGCACCCTGAGTTATCACTAAATATAATACTTATGTTTACACAAAGAATTAATTATCTTGTCGACATAATTGAGCGTTTATCTACACAAAATGCAAAAGAAAAATTCATAAATTATCTAAACTACCTGAAAAAAACACAAAAATCAAATACGGTTGTACTTGATATACCAAAACAGGAGCTTGCTTTGCTTCTTGGTATGAGTAAAGAAACATTCTCAAGAATTGAAAAACAACTTATAAATGAAGGTATAATTAGCATCAAAAACAAACAAATAGATATACTTAAACAAATTTTACCTTAA
- the pseC gene encoding UDP-4-amino-4,6-dideoxy-N-acetyl-beta-L-altrosamine transaminase — protein sequence MEQKTIGYSRQYIDQNDINAVVEVLKSDFLTTGPKVGEFEEAIKKYLNVKHAVCVSSGTAGLHIAALSLLNKGDKVLTTPNSFLATSNAIVYAGAIPVFVDIDSHANIDLNLCEDILKKDNSIKAIFAVDFAGNMVDPKGLMYLKEKYGVKILEDCAHSLGATWENYKAGDCKFCDVATLSFHPVKSITSAEGGCIATNNDSIAKKALMLRNHGIVRDRNEFIYKDDDNPLYFEMQDLGFNYRLSDVHSALGLSQLKKIDFFLETRRKLAKIYDEAFINTPIKPLHTNAESSYHLYVVRVNFKTLGKNRSYIMKSLKSKGISLQTHYMPINAQPFYKNMGYNPHSTPKALEYYSQCLSIPLFVGLTTQDQEFVIDALKSEILS from the coding sequence ATGGAACAAAAGACTATTGGTTATTCCAGACAATATATTGATCAAAACGATATAAATGCAGTTGTTGAAGTTTTAAAAAGCGACTTTTTGACAACAGGTCCAAAAGTAGGCGAGTTTGAAGAAGCAATAAAAAAATATTTGAATGTAAAGCACGCAGTGTGCGTATCAAGCGGTACAGCTGGTTTACATATAGCAGCATTAAGTTTGCTTAATAAAGGTGATAAGGTTCTTACAACTCCAAACTCATTTTTAGCTACCTCAAATGCAATAGTTTACGCAGGCGCTATTCCCGTTTTTGTAGATATAGATTCTCATGCCAATATTGATCTAAACTTATGTGAAGATATATTAAAAAAAGACAATTCTATAAAGGCAATTTTTGCTGTGGATTTTGCCGGGAACATGGTTGATCCAAAAGGGTTAATGTATTTGAAAGAAAAATATGGTGTAAAAATATTAGAAGATTGTGCCCACTCGCTTGGTGCAACCTGGGAAAACTACAAAGCAGGTGATTGTAAATTTTGTGATGTTGCAACTTTATCCTTTCATCCAGTGAAAAGCATAACAAGTGCTGAAGGCGGTTGTATTGCAACCAACAATGATTCTATTGCAAAAAAAGCTCTAATGCTTAGAAACCATGGTATTGTAAGAGACAGGAATGAGTTTATTTATAAAGATGATGATAATCCTTTGTATTTTGAAATGCAGGATCTGGGTTTTAATTACAGGCTTAGCGATGTTCACAGCGCCCTTGGTTTGTCTCAACTAAAAAAAATAGATTTTTTTTTAGAAACCAGGAGAAAGCTTGCAAAAATCTACGATGAAGCTTTTATAAATACACCAATAAAACCATTGCATACAAATGCTGAAAGCTCTTATCATCTTTACGTTGTAAGAGTTAATTTTAAAACTCTAGGCAAAAATAGATCCTATATAATGAAATCACTAAAATCAAAAGGTATCTCTCTTCAAACGCATTATATGCCTATAAATGCTCAGCCATTCTACAAAAATATGGGCTATAATCCTCATTCTACGCCTAAAGCGCTTGAATACTATAGTCAGTGTTTATCGATTCCTTTGTTTGTAGGATTAACCACACAGGATCAAGAATTTGTTATTGATGCTTTGAAATCCGAAATTTTATCTTAG
- the ruvB gene encoding Holliday junction branch migration DNA helicase RuvB, which yields MKRFQANSEVNVSIRPERLNDYIGQKHVVENLSLAIAAAKKRNEPIEHCLLYGPPGIGKTTLAHIIAKEMGSNIITISGPSIEKVGDIAAILTSLDDKDVLFVDEIHRLNRNIEEMLYSALEDFKLDIVVGQGPGAKTLRLDLPKFTFVGATTRIGMLTNPLRDRFGLVLRLDYYSLDELVSIIKRSSFVLNIKIDDESAQIIAQRSRSTPRIANKILRRVRDLAQVKQIDKITKNITQEALEIINIDENGLDYLDKKYLDIINNVFNGGPVGIETLASSLGEDKKTIEEVVEPYLLQCGYIKKTPKGRVAVNQVLIEKSTLF from the coding sequence ATGAAACGCTTTCAAGCAAACAGTGAAGTTAATGTGTCTATAAGGCCAGAAAGGCTAAATGATTACATTGGTCAAAAACATGTAGTTGAAAATTTATCACTTGCAATAGCCGCAGCAAAAAAACGCAACGAACCCATAGAGCATTGTTTGCTCTATGGGCCTCCTGGCATAGGAAAAACCACGCTTGCACATATAATAGCCAAAGAAATGGGTTCAAATATAATAACAATAAGCGGTCCTTCTATAGAAAAAGTCGGAGATATTGCTGCAATATTAACAAGTTTAGATGATAAAGATGTGCTTTTTGTGGATGAAATACACAGGCTTAACCGTAATATTGAAGAAATGCTTTATTCAGCCCTTGAAGATTTTAAATTAGATATTGTCGTCGGACAGGGGCCTGGTGCTAAAACACTTCGATTGGATCTTCCAAAATTTACTTTCGTTGGCGCTACAACACGCATAGGAATGCTCACAAACCCGCTAAGAGATAGGTTTGGGCTTGTGTTAAGGCTTGATTATTACAGTTTAGATGAACTTGTAAGCATTATTAAACGTTCAAGCTTTGTTCTCAATATAAAAATTGATGATGAAAGTGCACAAATTATTGCTCAGCGCTCACGCTCAACGCCCCGTATAGCAAATAAAATTTTAAGACGTGTAAGAGATTTGGCACAAGTAAAACAAATTGATAAAATTACAAAAAATATAACCCAGGAAGCGCTGGAAATTATAAATATTGATGAAAACGGTCTGGATTATCTGGACAAAAAATATCTGGATATTATAAATAATGTATTTAATGGAGGACCTGTAGGCATAGAAACACTTGCATCAAGTTTAGGTGAAGATAAAAAAACAATTGAAGAAGTTGTAGAACCATACCTGTTACAATGCGGGTATATAAAAAAGACACCAAAAGGTCGTGTTGCCGTAAATCAGGTGTTAATCGAAAAATCTACATTATTCTAA
- the gltA gene encoding NADPH-dependent glutamate synthase encodes MAEKLKPAEKLKKNRVPMRAQEPEERIHNFLEVPLGYSLEEAIEEAQRCLQCKPPYCVAGCPADVRIPEFIEKIIEEDIKGAFLEIKKTNALPAVCGRVCPQEEQCEGACIMNKKGKPIAIGRLERYVADWARQLDYSDAKKASVKLNKKVAIVGSGPAGLACASDLAKLGYDVTIYEALHKAGGVLVYGIPEFRLPKAIVDYEVDQIKELGVEINLNYVIGLTKSVDELIEEYDAVFLANGAGAPSFLNIPGENLNGVYSASEFLTRSNLMKAYEFPNYATPIRVGERAVVVGGGNVAMDAVRTAKRLGAKEAIIVYRRSRKEMPARAEEIEHAEEEGIKFEMLTNPVKVLGDEYGNVVGIECVRMELGEPDESGRRRPKEIKGSNFVIDADTVIVAIGQSANPIVARSATGVETNKWGYFVADENGKTTHPKVWAGGDIVTGAATVILAVGAGKKAAKSIHETLSSKQ; translated from the coding sequence ATGGCTGAAAAACTAAAACCCGCCGAAAAGCTTAAAAAAAATAGAGTTCCAATGAGGGCTCAAGAACCAGAAGAAAGAATACATAATTTTCTTGAAGTACCTTTAGGCTATTCTTTAGAAGAAGCTATTGAGGAAGCTCAAAGATGTTTGCAGTGCAAACCACCATACTGTGTAGCAGGATGTCCTGCAGATGTTAGAATACCAGAGTTTATTGAAAAAATAATAGAAGAAGATATAAAGGGTGCATTTTTAGAAATTAAAAAAACAAATGCTTTACCAGCAGTATGTGGCAGGGTTTGCCCACAAGAAGAACAATGCGAAGGTGCATGCATAATGAACAAAAAAGGCAAGCCTATTGCTATCGGTAGACTTGAGCGTTATGTAGCAGATTGGGCTAGACAGCTCGATTATTCTGATGCTAAAAAAGCTTCTGTAAAGCTTAATAAAAAAGTAGCTATAGTAGGCTCAGGCCCAGCTGGTCTTGCATGCGCATCAGACCTTGCAAAGTTGGGCTATGATGTTACAATATATGAAGCACTTCATAAAGCTGGTGGTGTGCTTGTGTATGGTATACCTGAATTCAGGTTACCCAAAGCCATAGTGGATTATGAAGTAGACCAAATAAAAGAACTGGGCGTAGAAATAAACCTAAATTATGTAATTGGTTTAACCAAATCAGTTGACGAATTAATAGAAGAATACGATGCAGTATTTTTGGCAAATGGCGCCGGAGCACCGTCGTTTTTAAATATTCCCGGCGAAAACTTAAACGGTGTTTATTCTGCAAGTGAGTTTTTAACAAGATCAAATCTAATGAAAGCATATGAATTTCCAAATTATGCAACGCCGATAAGGGTAGGTGAACGCGCAGTTGTGGTTGGTGGTGGCAATGTTGCTATGGATGCAGTTAGAACAGCCAAAAGACTTGGTGCAAAAGAAGCTATAATTGTTTATAGAAGAAGCAGAAAAGAAATGCCAGCACGAGCAGAAGAAATTGAACATGCAGAAGAAGAAGGTATAAAATTCGAAATGTTAACAAACCCAGTTAAAGTATTGGGTGATGAATATGGAAATGTAGTAGGCATAGAATGTGTTAGAATGGAGCTAGGCGAACCAGACGAATCAGGTAGAAGAAGACCAAAAGAAATTAAAGGTTCAAATTTTGTGATAGATGCAGATACAGTTATTGTTGCAATTGGTCAAAGTGCAAATCCTATTGTAGCAAGAAGCGCAACAGGTGTTGAAACAAATAAATGGGGCTATTTTGTTGCTGATGAAAACGGTAAAACTACACATCCAAAAGTTTGGGCAGGCGGTGATATAGTAACTGGTGCAGCTACAGTTATTTTAGCTGTTGGTGCCGGTAAAAAAGCAGCTAAATCCATACATGAAACGCTTTCAAGCAAACAGTGA